ATTAGTCTTTCACCACAATGTTGGATCGGCACCTAGTTTGAACAATCAACTCTGTATAGGAAACTCAAAAAATTGTGAATGGGAATCACCAGCTTCGCTACTCATGCCTATCCGAAAGGATTTCGGCCAATGGGAGCAAAAGTGTTGGGTGTGCTTGGTAGTGAACTCCTCACAGCTGACAATTGATCCATGCCGAATGGGTGAAAGGCCGCTCCCTGACCTCCTTGATTCCTGCCATCATAGATAACATGAGTGCTGATCAAAACTAAGCACGAACTATATGATTATTAAGTCCAAATCATACTTGAACTATAATTTCGGTATATGGTTTCTATGAGAAAAATGgcataaaaatctaaagaaAGCAGAAGGAGATATAGCAGTAACCTGCGTAAAAGGATAAATTGAACACAAGAACAATAAGGTTTGACATTTCAATGTCTCAATTTTGTAATATCATCTCACAGAAAATGGCAAAAGAGAGAGCAAACAACTTACGCTAATTGAAACACATTGGCTGGTACTTGCTGCATACTCTGTCCTGGCTGTGCCATGTATGGACCTGACCGTTTAAGGTAGGATAGTCAGCAACCTCATGAATATGATCAAGtcagaaagaagaaaaaatgactTTTAAGATGTTCTTTACTTGGAGAGGCAATAGAAGAGTAAGAGTGAGGTAGTGGAGGAATCCATCGTGGGGCAGGGGTTTCCACACTGGATGTCCGGATCAAGGGTGAAGGATTATTCATGTTTGGTAACACTCCATGCAATGATGTCATGGATGGAAACTACAAGAAGCAGAAAAGAAGAAACACCCAGGAATGTGTTCAGCAACTTGCTCCCTGAACTTACATTTGGTATACTAAAAATTTCGAAAGATAAAGCAATAATCATCACAAGTTCATGGACACATCAATATGCAGTAAACTAATCGACACAGATAGACACATGAATACACAAAAATCAAATTGGAATTGTACCTGATGCAAGAGCCCTTGGAGTGTACTATGCTAGGCTAGGAAAATCAAACCAGGGGCCCCCAAGATATCAAAACTTTACATTCTCGATGAACTATTAATCAAGCTAACAGTTCATGGCTGGCCACTGATATGGCACCAACTAAACAGTACACACTGATGATGTACCAAAATGTTTTCCTTCCTAGCCTTATCAATGAAACACCAAAGCAAGCTTATTGTTCCATGATTCAAAAATGTGGCACTAAACATGCAAGATAGACAAAAATTTCACTTGCTTTCTCTGCTTAGCAAATATTGGTTTTCTTTACCTTGagatggcaaagaaaagagaggagACAGTGATATCAACTATCAAGTCCTTCACTATCCATGAGATCTGATGAATCAAGCCAGTTTCCTCATTGATGCATCCATGACCAACTCCTCTAATTACAGAGGTAGTATTGAATCTGCCGTCTTCTATAGTTCTATTTGTTAGAACAATCTCAGATCTTATCATTATCTGAACTCTTTATGGCAAAAGCATCAACttggataaaataataatatgatccAGAAAATGTTGAGAAAAAATTACATGGCTGGGTTGGCATTTGAAGTTGTCTGTCAGGTCCAACCAACTATCCTAAATGAGAATGGTTCAGCTATCCCACCAAGGTTAGCCAAAGCTGAAGAGACCAAAGAATTCCTCTAGCATATTAATCATGAATTGATATAGGAAAAATTTTATACCTGTGAAGCACTGACTGAAACTGGTCCATTGGTTGAATCAAAAGGATTTGAAGATTTTGATGAGTGAGTAAATGCAGGGACATTCTGAAGCACAAATATTGAAGCACAGAACCAATTAGCAAGTGAACAATTGAATCTTGAAGAACATACATAAGGCAAGAATCATACAAATGCAGCAGGATATTGCATGCCATAACCCATGCCACCATGTGCACCAGGTTGCCAGGTCTGCACTGGAGTAGGTGTTGCTGGGTAAAGTGCAGCGAAAAGATCCTGCAAATACACTTAGTACTCATAATGAATGTTATTAACATTATACATCCAAGACAAAACTGTAATGGTAAATCACATACCGCTGGAAGCTCTTTTCTTCCACTAGCTTTAGCCTCTACAGTAGGCTGTGCGGAAAGAACAGCACTTCCTTGAGGTGGATTCACTATGGTTTGAGTAGGTTGTCCAGCAAAACCAGTTGAAGAAGCCAGAAGCCTCTGCCAGTCAGGAGTAACAGATGAAACAGATGGCCATAAAGCcttatgcataaaaataaccTTGGCGGATACCCAATCCTCTATATCCATGTTTCTCATAAACTACTGCAATACAATACCTCATTATTCGGTATTCCCATGACAGGAAAATTTGTTGGTGTATTATTAGTGTGACCACTAGTGGCTGGAAATAGAGAAAACAACTGCTGCTGTCCCTCTGGAAAATGTGCTCCACTAATGGTTGCCGGAGATGAGTTTATTCCAGAACTAGGCATGTTCAAAATGTTGCTAGCGGTTGGAATAGATCCTGGAGCTGACAAATCTGCCAGTACAGATTCCAAAGAGCTACTGGAGACCACCTGAGGCGCAATTTCTGGGATGGGAACATCAAAAGATGCCCAATTCTGATCACTAGCAGATGCTGAAGCTGCTTGTTGAGGTTGATGTGATGTGCCAGTCACAAGAGGCTCAGGATCGGCAGTGAAATCGATCAAACTTCCAGAGTTCACTCGCTTCAACTCCCCTTGATTTGAACCACTGGAGCCAATGCTAGTAGAAGATGTGGAACTCTGCAAAAATGAAGAcccaggaaaaaaaaattattcatgctCCACATTagagtttatataaaaataaaacacatcaagtttaGTTGTCAATATTAATATCAACATTACTGAAGAGGCCTTAGTTGTAAAGGCATCTAGGGTGTTAGATAAGCCAATTCTCAAGAAGGAGGCAGTCATTTTTATTGTTGGTTTAGTTGTCAATATTAATATCAACATGGAAACACATTTCTTTCATCAAGATAATGTGTAAACCATGGAGCACTGATTTACAAGGTGATGTACCCATTGAAGAGGTGGTGTTTCTAAAAACGATGAGTATCACTACTAACcaaaaaattagtatttataatccatttttaattgtaataaaatcatgagtgcAAACACATGTTTGAAGAAACACAGAGCTATTGAAAACAGTTACTTCTCATATCAGCAAAGAATTCCAAAAGAACCAATCAGGCATGGAAAGAGTAACTGGCAGATGTCAAAAGTTGGCTCATCAACATAGTATAAAAACTGCAGTATACATGGACAAGTTGCTAAAAAAAAGTATTGACAAGTGGGCTGTGTGCACTCCTCAGGCTGTAGGAAGTCATGAGGCCAATTCATGCAGTTGAAAGTTAATGAGCAAAATCAACATTCTAGGAAAGTTCAAGGCAGTCCTGTCTTGTGTTTTAAAACAGTTCCTCTCTAATGAGTCAAACTAATAACTTCTGATGTGGCAATTTTAAGAGCATATGAGAGAGGGGTAATGTTGCCTTACATCTAGGTAAGGGGAGAACTTATTATCCCTCAAAAAATGATATTAGACACAGTCCAAACACTAACAAACACAATATTTAATTCAAGCAGGCTAAGaagaacataacaaaataagatACTCAGTAAATTA
The Dioscorea cayenensis subsp. rotundata cultivar TDr96_F1 unplaced genomic scaffold, TDr96_F1_v2_PseudoChromosome.rev07_lg8_w22 25.fasta BLBR01000479.1, whole genome shotgun sequence DNA segment above includes these coding regions:
- the LOC120254510 gene encoding probable ADP-ribosylation factor GTPase-activating protein AGD14 codes for the protein MASRIKEDEKNEKIIRGLLKLPANKRCINCNSLGPQYVCTNFWTFICTNCSGLHREFTHRVKSISMAKFTSQEVHALQGGGNERAREIYFKEWDPERHSFPDSSNVDRLRDFIKHVYVDRRYTGERSTDRPPMVKGEGDESNSYRSGSRSPPYEDNFEHRYGDRPNSGGRNDDRNFRYSNGGRSPASDPGDYGRSPGQFEAVNGGYQDDKYGNGNRNQRFGDRRSADGIPKPEGMSPDNQKGVGSSTAAIVPSVRDNISTSIPLPRIEPPKVGGVKVLDSSTKGNSSTSSTSIGSSGSNQGELKRVNSGSLIDFTADPEPLVTGTSHQPQQAASASASDQNWASFDVPIPEIAPQVVSSSSLESVLADLSAPGSIPTASNILNMPSSGINSSPATISGAHFPEGQQQLFSLFPATSGHTNNTPTNFPVMGIPNNERLLASSTGFAGQPTQTIVNPPQGSAVLSAQPTVEAKASGRKELPADLFAALYPATPTPVQTWQPGAHGGMGYGMQYPAAFNVPAFTHSSKSSNPFDSTNGPVSVSASQFPSMTSLHGVLPNMNNPSPLIRTSSVETPAPRWIPPLPHSYSSIASPSPYMAQPGQSMQQVPANVFQLANQGGQGAAFHPFGMDQLSAVRSSLPSTPNTFAPIGRNPFG